AATTTATCAAACTCAGGAATTTTTATACATGAAAAGCTCTTTTGTGGAGTTTTTTGAGCATAATGGGAAGTTCTATGCCTATGGTATTTCTGATGTGGATGGCTCTAAAGCCAAAAAAGACAAACTCAATCCTAACTCAAAGCTAAGGAATCGCAGCGATAAAGGCGTGGTGTTTTTAAGCGATTTGATTAAGGTTGGGGAACGATCTTATAAAGGCGGTAAAGCGTATAATTTTTATGACGGCAAGACCTACTATGTAAGGGTTACTCAAAATTCAAACGGGGATTTGAAATTCACTTCAAGCTATGATAAATGGGGGTATGTGGGCAAGACTTTCACTTGGAAACGCTTGAGCGATGAAGAAATCAAAAATCTAAAACTCAAGCGTTTTAACCTAGACGAAGTCCTTAAAACCATTAAAGATAGCCCTATTTAAGCTAGCTTCTTTAAATTTTTTTAATCATCACTCTCTTGGCATTCTTTACACCACACAAACATTTTCATGTCATGGCTAATCAGCTTGGCTTGATATTTTTTAACGACTTCATTCTGGCGGTGTTCAATTTCAGGGTCTGCAAATTCAATGATCTTACCGCAATGCAAACAAATGATGTGATCATGGTGCTCTTTAGCCGCAATTTCATAGCGCCGGCCGCTTTTTGAAGTCTCTAAAACGCAGATAAAATTTTCTTTTTCTAAGAAATTCAAAATGCGATAGACTGAAGAAATGCTGGTGTTTTTGTCCTTTTGGCGGATAGAGTGCGTGATTTCTTCAGGGCTTAGGTGTGTACCGCTGCGATACAAAACGCTCACCACTTCTTCTCTTTGTTTTGAATTTTTGAGTCCGTTTTTTTTGATAGACATCCTCAAGCGCTCTAAAATGGATTCTAAAGTTTCTAACCTTCTCATGCTAATATTTCCCTTGTCCGTAAAATGATTTTTATAACTAGAATGTTATTATACAATAATAATGCGATGAACCATAGATAAAACTCATTATTATTTTAATTCAATCAAAAAATGTTGATTTTTTATTACCATTGTCGCATTTTAATGCAACTTATAAGATCAATTTCTTATTTTATCAAGCCATTCTAAAAGGGTTTTTTCAAACCCTATGCCTTGAGAAGAAACCAAATCTAGGGGTTTTTCCAAATAATCTTGTTTGACATAGCCGTTATAATCATGTGGGTAAAGGTAGTCTTTAGCGTTAGGCAACAGGTGTTTAGGAATAGGGTAGAGTGAGCCTTTTTGAACGCAATCCAAAGCCTGATTGATCGCTCTATAAGCCGTGTTGGATTTAGGCGAACAAGCCAGATAAATCACGCATTGGCTTAAAATGATGCGCGCTTCAGGGTAGCCGATTTGTTTGACTGCAAACAAGCAAGAAGTGGCTAAATTAAGGGCGTTTGGGTTAGCGTTACCAATATCTTCGCTCGCAAAAATCACCAGCCTTCTGGCGATAAATTCCGGGTTTTCCCCGCCAGCAATCAAACGCGCCAGATAATAGATGGAAGCGTTTTCATCGCTCCCTCTTAAAGACTTGATTAACGCGCTAGTAAGGTTATAATGCGTATCATCGCTATAAGATCCGTCATTTAGGCTATGAGGCCGTAAGGATTGCAGCGTTTCTAAAGTGATAGGATTTTCTATTTTAGCGCTCAAATCTAAAAGGTTTAATAACGCTCTAGCGTCGCCAGCGCTGTTGTTTAAAAGATAGGTTTTAGCGTCAGGCTCTATTTGTTTTTTGAGCAATGTTAAAGCTTTAGCGCAAAGCTTGTCTAAATCGCTCTTTTTTAGGGGGGTTAATTCAAAAATAAAACTTCTTGAGCGGATCGCATGGCTTAGGCTGTAATTAGGATCTTGCGTGCTAGCCCCTAAGATTAAAGCGTGATTTTTTTCCATAATGGGGAGTAAAAATTCTTGTTGGGTTTTATTCAATCTGTGGGTTTCATCAATAAAAACAACGGGTTTTAAAAGGGTGTTTTGGTAATTTTTAAGCTTAAGGCGCAAATCCTCTAGCTTAAAATCCGTCGCATTGAATAAAAGAATGGGGCGCTCCAGCATGCAAGCGATGATTTGAGCTAGGCTTGTTTTGCCCACGCCAGGAGGGCCATAGAAAAAGGCATGGGGGAAGTGTTTGGATTGTAGGGCTTTAAATAAGGGGGCGTCTTTCCCCACTAAATGCTCTTGGCCTAAAAAATCTTCTAGGCTTGTGGGGTTTAAAAGTGCAGTCAAACTCATTTTTTAAATAAAATCAATTCGTAAAAATTCGTAGGGGTGTTTAGATTTTTCGTTGGGGTTTTGGTGTTTTTAGAGTGTTTTTGCAGAGCGTCTTGCAATTCTTTATTGAGATTGTCTAATTCATCAAGCTTTTCTTTTAAACGCAAGATAATATCCACGCCCGCTAGATTAACCCCCATATCCCTTGTAAGGCGTAAAATCGTTTTGATTTTGTCCATGTCTCGTTGGGAATACAAGCGCATTTTCCCATCAGTCCTGCTAGGCTCTATCAAACCCTCTTTTTCGTATTGGCGCAAGGTTTGAGGGTGCACGCCTAAGATTTTAGCCACAACGCTGATTAAATAAAGCGGTTCATCATAATCACACACGATTCCTCCTTACAATTCTTTTTCTAATAACGCTTTTAACTCATTAGAAAGCGTTTCCGTTTTAGGCAAAATCAAACGAGCCTGCAAATACAAATCCCCCACATGCGAAGTTTTTCTGTTTTTAATCCCTTTTTCTTTAATGCGGAATTTTTGCATCGCTTTGGTGTTAGGGGGAATGGTTAGGGTTAAGGTTTTATGCCAAGTAGCGATTTCAATTTTCCCTCCAAAAAGAGCCGTCTTTAAGGGTAAATCAAAGGTTTGGATAATATCGTCTTTTTCGCGCCTATACATTTCATCTTCTTCAATATGGATCTCTAAGAGCAAATCGCCCCTACCCGTTCGCCCCGTTTTCCCCTTGTTGCGAACCCTGATTTTTTCGCCCTCTTCCACGCCGATAGGGATTTTAAGGCTAAAAGTGTCATTATTGATGCTCACTTGTTTTTTATTGCCTAAAAGGGTGTCTAAAACAGAGACATTTAAAGTGGCGGTCATGTCTAAATTTTCAGGGGCGAAATTGGAAAAATTAAAGCCAGAAAAGCCTTGCGAGTTTTGAGAAAATCTTTGCGAAAAGCCTCCTCTCCCAAAAATAGAGCTTAAAATATCGTCTAAATCTTCACTAGTTCTGCGGCTTCTGGCAAAATCGCTGAAATTCTGCCCCCCAAACATGTTGTCGCCAAACTGATCGTATTGGCGGCGTTTTTCTTCGTCGCTTAAAATTTCATAAGCGGCGTTGATTTCTTTGAATTTCTCTTCGGCTTCTTTGGTTTTATTCAAATCCGGATGGTATTGCCTAGCTAAACGGCGGTAGGATTTTTTGATTTCATCTTGGCTGGCGTTTTCGCTCACGTTTAAAGTTTGGTATAAACTCTTACTCATGGATCACCTTTAAAATAGTTTTATTAGAATACTATCATAAATCTTTAGTGTTAGTCAATCAAGTTTATTGATAATGTTTAGTGGTAATTGAGATTTTAAACCCGTTTCAGCGCAATTAAAAGGAATTTTAACTAAAATATCGAGTTTAAATCAACGATGAGTTTTTAATGCAATATAAGAAAAATAAGAAAAAATATTATTATTTAGCGTTAGGGATCCTTTTTTTAAATGGTCTGTCTTTGAAAGCTTTAGAAATCGCAGTCAAACCTTTTGGCTATCTGGGGCTATTGTATAATCAAGGGGTGCAAAAAAACCCTCACAGCTATGTGGGGGCTTTAGCGCGCCTTGGGGTGGATTTTTCTTATAGCAATGGGTGGTCCTTTGGTATTGGAGCGATTGGGGCTTGGAATGTTTATAACAAACAGCGTTTGGCTAACCTTTACATCAGTCTAGGGAATTTTTTTGGTAACCCTAACAATGTTAAACCTTATTTGAGCGCTGGCGATGTTTCTGATGCGTATCTTCAATACGCTAACCAGCGTTTTAAAATCGCTTTAGGGCGTTTCAATACCGATTTTGTGGATTTTGATTGGATAGGGGGTAATATTCAAGGGATCTCTGTGGCTTTTAAGCAAAATTCCATGCGTTATTTTGGGATTTTTATGGATAGCATGCTTTATAATGGGCATCAAATCAACAAAGAGCAAGGGAATCGGATCGCTACTTCCCTAAACGCTCTAGCGTCTTATGATCCTGTGTCTAAACGCTTGTATGTAGGGGGGGAAGTGTTTGTTTTAGGAGCAGAATATAGGCATGAAAACCTTAAAGTGGTTCCTTTTATTTTAACGGACACCCGCTTGCCTTTGCCCACTCAAAATGTTTTAGTGCAAGTGGGGGGTAAGTTGGAGTATGACGCTTCTTTAGCTAAGGGTTTCACTTCGCGCACTCTAGTGCATGGCATGTATCAATACGGCAACACTGATAGTGCTACAAACGCTAAAAATGCCGGCTTGTTTTTGATCGATCAAACTTTTAAATACAAAATTTTTAATTTTGGAACGGGTTTTTATATCGTTCCGGCAAGGAACAATAAGGGCTATCTATGGACTTTTAACGACAGGACTAAATTCTATGGCCGTGGGATCAACGCGCCCGGCGTGCCAGCGATTTATTTTGCTAATTCTAGCATTTCAGGCTATGTTTTTTTAGGGCTTAAGACTAAAAGGGTGCGTTTAGACGCGATGGTGGCTTTTGGGGATTACCAAGAATATTCTTTAATGAGCAGCTTTAGGGTTTGGACTTATAGGAGTTTGTCTTTTGATATGGGTGGGGGGTATGTGTATGCTTACAATTCTAAAGCCACGAGAAAAAGCCTTGGAGATAGTTCTTTTGTCTTTTTTGGGAAGTTTTTGTTTTAAAAAAATGCCATTTTTGCAATCAATAGCAAAGGGCTTGCCAAAAGTAAGCGATAATTTCTTTTTTTAAAAAAACAATATTAAAAGAAGTTTTTGTTTTAAAAATGTTTTAAGAAATTCTTTTAAAATCAGGTCTTTGGGGTTTTTTAGGGAAAAAAGCTTTTTTAAACTCAGGTTCCCATAGTTTGATCACGCCATGGTGGGTCATCTGGTGCATATTGACTAAACGCATGTTTAAAAGAGCCTTTTCTTTAGCTTCGCTATCGCTCAAGTCTTCTTTAATTTTGAACGCTTGAATGATCTGCTCCCACAATTCATGCTCTTTAGCGTCTTCGTTTAAAAAATCTTTATAGTTGAAGCCACCAATCCCTTTGACCCCCTTAATATTATCCCCCTTATCCCCCACAACGCACTGGTAATAAGCAAAAAAATGGGCTTCTTTTTGACTCACATTAAAAAAAGCGTTGGTTTTCAAGTTGAAATGAGAACCTCTATTGGAATACAAAATATCCTTATCCATGCTGGCTATCACATAATTGTTGGGGTCTTTCTTTTTGTAAAAAGAGATAATATCATCGGCTTCATATTCAAAACAATGTTCGCCCTGGATTTTAGCCCCTTTTTTTAGGGGGTATTTTTCCACAATGGCGATTTTTAGGGTTCTTAGAAGGGCTTTAAAATCTTCATCAAATTGGTGGCGTTTTTGTTTGTAATGATCGCACAGCTGGTAGCGGAAACTCTCTCTACCTCTAGTGATAAAAAAAAGCGTTTTAGAGCAACGGGTTTTGCGCATGATAGATAAAATCTGAGTGGTAAGGAAAATAACGCCCACTTCTTGCAAGCTGTAAGCGGCGAATCTTTTAGGGAGTGTTTTATTAGAGAGCAAACGCCTAACAATATTAGGGATAACGCAATCAATGTCTAGTAAAAGAGTTCTTGAATGCGTGAATCTTGTTTTGTTAAAC
This DNA window, taken from Helicobacter pylori, encodes the following:
- a CDS encoding DUF2147 domain-containing protein → MKSVSLVIVFCCFLGAVELPGIYQTQEFLYMKSSFVEFFEHNGKFYAYGISDVDGSKAKKDKLNPNSKLRNRSDKGVVFLSDLIKVGERSYKGGKAYNFYDGKTYYVRVTQNSNGDLKFTSSYDKWGYVGKTFTWKRLSDEEIKNLKLKRFNLDEVLKTIKDSPI
- the fur gene encoding ferric iron uptake transcriptional regulator, translating into MRRLETLESILERLRMSIKKNGLKNSKQREEVVSVLYRSGTHLSPEEITHSIRQKDKNTSISSVYRILNFLEKENFICVLETSKSGRRYEIAAKEHHDHIICLHCGKIIEFADPEIEHRQNEVVKKYQAKLISHDMKMFVWCKECQESDD
- a CDS encoding heat shock protein transcriptional repressor HspR yields the protein MCDYDEPLYLISVVAKILGVHPQTLRQYEKEGLIEPSRTDGKMRLYSQRDMDKIKTILRLTRDMGVNLAGVDIILRLKEKLDELDNLNKELQDALQKHSKNTKTPTKNLNTPTNFYELILFKK
- a CDS encoding 5'-3' exonuclease translates to MRQAFNKTRFTHSRTLLLDIDCVIPNIVRRLLSNKTLPKRFAAYSLQEVGVIFLTTQILSIMRKTRCSKTLFFITRGRESFRYQLCDHYKQKRHQFDEDFKALLRTLKIAIVEKYPLKKGAKIQGEHCFEYEADDIISFYKKKDPNNYVIASMDKDILYSNRGSHFNLKTNAFFNVSQKEAHFFAYYQCVVGDKGDNIKGVKGIGGFNYKDFLNEDAKEHELWEQIIQAFKIKEDLSDSEAKEKALLNMRLVNMHQMTHHGVIKLWEPEFKKAFFPKKPQRPDFKRIS
- a CDS encoding replication-associated recombination protein A, with translation MSLTALLNPTSLEDFLGQEHLVGKDAPLFKALQSKHFPHAFFYGPPGVGKTSLAQIIACMLERPILLFNATDFKLEDLRLKLKNYQNTLLKPVVFIDETHRLNKTQQEFLLPIMEKNHALILGASTQDPNYSLSHAIRSRSFIFELTPLKKSDLDKLCAKALTLLKKQIEPDAKTYLLNNSAGDARALLNLLDLSAKIENPITLETLQSLRPHSLNDGSYSDDTHYNLTSALIKSLRGSDENASIYYLARLIAGGENPEFIARRLVIFASEDIGNANPNALNLATSCLFAVKQIGYPEARIILSQCVIYLACSPKSNTAYRAINQALDCVQKGSLYPIPKHLLPNAKDYLYPHDYNGYVKQDYLEKPLDLVSSQGIGFEKTLLEWLDKIRN
- a CDS encoding DnaJ C-terminal domain-containing protein, translated to MSKSLYQTLNVSENASQDEIKKSYRRLARQYHPDLNKTKEAEEKFKEINAAYEILSDEEKRRQYDQFGDNMFGGQNFSDFARSRRTSEDLDDILSSIFGRGGFSQRFSQNSQGFSGFNFSNFAPENLDMTATLNVSVLDTLLGNKKQVSINNDTFSLKIPIGVEEGEKIRVRNKGKTGRTGRGDLLLEIHIEEDEMYRREKDDIIQTFDLPLKTALFGGKIEIATWHKTLTLTIPPNTKAMQKFRIKEKGIKNRKTSHVGDLYLQARLILPKTETLSNELKALLEKEL